The Episyrphus balteatus chromosome 4, idEpiBalt1.1, whole genome shotgun sequence genome includes a window with the following:
- the LOC129918912 gene encoding receptor expression-enhancing protein 1 isoform X2: MISALISRLIILTFGTLYPAYASYKAVRTKNVKEYVKWMMYWIVYAFFNCTETFTDIFLSWFPFYYEVKVIIVLWLLSPATKGSSTLYRKFVHPMLTRREQEIDEYLNQAKERGYSAVLQLGSKGVNYATNVIMQTALKGGGNLVQTIRRSYSLSDLSEPDVHRTQDEIDEITRPQQRMLRPRNPVARSASGSRHSTGMYFSEVDVASKTPADFTSYNIRSSEDISSGYSSAEQMSGGLSRTSSMTNANRARFKAKKAEEKSMSASCTTLPRSKKSEKAMKTRKTEK, translated from the exons ATGATTAGCGCACTTATATCTCGATTAATCAT ATTGACCTTTGGTACTCTATATCCAGCCTATGCGTCCTACAAAGCAGTTCGGACTAAAAATGTAAAGGAATAT GTAAAATGGATGATGTATTGGATTGTTTATGCATTCTTCAACTGCACTGAAACGTTCACTGACATCTTTCTTTCTTGGTTCCCGTTCTACTATGAAGTTAAAGTGATAATTGTGCTATGGCTTCTATCACCAGCAACCAAAGGCAGTTCCACATTATATCGCAAATTTGTTCATCCAATGCTCACGCGACGAGAGCAG GAAATCGATGAATATCTAAATCAAGCTAAGGAACGCGGCTATTCAGCAGTTCTACAATTGGGATCTAAAGGAGTTAATTACGCCACCAATGTCATCATGCAGACAGCACTAAAG GGTGGAGGTAATTTGGTACAAACTATTCGTCGCAGCTATAGTTTGAGTGATTTGTCAGAACCCGATGTTCATCGCACTCAAGACGAA aTTGACGAAATTACTAGGCCACAGCAAAGAATGCTTAGACCTAGAAACCCAGTAGCTCGTTCTGCCTCAGGAAGTAGGCATTCAACTGGAATGTATTTCTCAGAGGTAGATGTTGCATCTAAGACTCCAGCAGACTTTACGag CTATAATATTCGCTCATCAGAGGACATAAGCTCAGGGTATTCCAGTGCAGAACAGATGTCCGGAGGACTTAGTCGTACGTCATCAATGACAAATGCAAATAGAGCCCGATTTAAGGCAAAAAAGGCTGAA gaAAAATCTATGTCAGCCAGTTGCACAACTCTTCCTCGAAGCAAAAAGTCAGAAAAGGCAATGAAAACACGAAAGACGGAAAAATAG
- the LOC129918912 gene encoding uncharacterized protein LOC129918912 isoform X1, with the protein MISALISRLIILTFGTLYPAYASYKAVRTKNVKEYVKWMMYWIVYAFFNCTETFTDIFLSWFPFYYEVKVIIVLWLLSPATKGSSTLYRKFVHPMLTRREQEIDEYLNQAKERGYSAVLQLGSKGVNYATNVIMQTALKGGGNLVQTIRRSYSLSDLSEPDVHRTQDEIDEITRPQQRMLRPRNPVARSASGSRHSTGMYFSEVDVASKTPADFTSYNIRSSEDISSGYSSAEQMSGGLSRTSSMTNANRARFKAKKAEELFIREIPENMIEYRFYEAPPSDSRELVHETYNDWKDEVYFDNEQYFKNQIYKPEERDTSSTASTYKDENAELPLIMDSPEMNLKYELFKKWLAETKNSQTSDTIESGELSESEDDFQDPLPVDKINDDKEVSEIKDIKSTEVDEKTDATLKTTETTFNEPANHKITVGPKALKESLEEIQNNFRSAIEAPIKVTEPSYDFAKSEPLHKTDSIIRRTTSHCKGKAPAPPILQQTTDNLVPDFSNSRSTSPLSEKPTKKSGLLKTYLPSIFRSESKEKTTNVSSPTTTTPVIEQYHLETEI; encoded by the exons ATGATTAGCGCACTTATATCTCGATTAATCAT ATTGACCTTTGGTACTCTATATCCAGCCTATGCGTCCTACAAAGCAGTTCGGACTAAAAATGTAAAGGAATAT GTAAAATGGATGATGTATTGGATTGTTTATGCATTCTTCAACTGCACTGAAACGTTCACTGACATCTTTCTTTCTTGGTTCCCGTTCTACTATGAAGTTAAAGTGATAATTGTGCTATGGCTTCTATCACCAGCAACCAAAGGCAGTTCCACATTATATCGCAAATTTGTTCATCCAATGCTCACGCGACGAGAGCAG GAAATCGATGAATATCTAAATCAAGCTAAGGAACGCGGCTATTCAGCAGTTCTACAATTGGGATCTAAAGGAGTTAATTACGCCACCAATGTCATCATGCAGACAGCACTAAAG GGTGGAGGTAATTTGGTACAAACTATTCGTCGCAGCTATAGTTTGAGTGATTTGTCAGAACCCGATGTTCATCGCACTCAAGACGAA aTTGACGAAATTACTAGGCCACAGCAAAGAATGCTTAGACCTAGAAACCCAGTAGCTCGTTCTGCCTCAGGAAGTAGGCATTCAACTGGAATGTATTTCTCAGAGGTAGATGTTGCATCTAAGACTCCAGCAGACTTTACGag CTATAATATTCGCTCATCAGAGGACATAAGCTCAGGGTATTCCAGTGCAGAACAGATGTCCGGAGGACTTAGTCGTACGTCATCAATGACAAATGCAAATAGAGCCCGATTTAAGGCAAAAAAGGCTGAA gaattattCATTCGTGAAATTCCTGAAAATATGATTGAATATCGTTTTTATGAGGCGCCACCATCAGATTCAAGGGAATTGGTTCATGAGACTTACAACGATTGGAAAGATGAAGTTTATTTCGATAatgaacaatattttaaaaatcaaatttacaaACCGGAAGAAAGAGATACATCTTCAACAGCAAGTACGTATAAAGATGAAAATGCCGAGTTGCCTCTAATAATGGATTCTCCagaaatgaatttgaaatatGAACTATTCAAAAAGTGGCTTGCAGAGACGAAAAACTCGCAAACTTCGGACACAATCGAAAGTGGTGAACTGTCTGAATCCGAAGATGATTTTCAAGATCCACTGCCAGTGGATAAAATTAATGATGATAAAGAAGTAAGCGAAATTAAAGACATAAAATCAACTGAAGTTGATGAAAAAACAGATGCAACTCTTAAAACTACAGAAACAACATTTAATGAACCTGCTAATCATAAAATAACAGTTGGACCAAAAGCACTCAAAGAATCCTTAGaagaaattcaaaacaatttccGTTCGGCTATAGAGGCTCCTATTAAAGTAACTGAACCTTCGTATGATTTTGCTAAATCGGAACCATTACACAAAACCGATAGCATCATTCGAAGAACAACAAGCCATTGTAAGGGCAAAGCACCCGCACCACCAATCCTACAGCAAACAACAGATAATTTAGTCCCTGATTTTTCCAACTCTAGAAGTACCTCTCCTTTGTCAGAAAAACCAACTAAAAAAAGTGGCCTTCTCAAGACCTACCTTCCGTCCATATTTCGTTCTGAAAGCAAAGAAAAGACAACTAATGTTTCTAGCCCGACCACCACAACGCCTGTTATTGAACAATACCATCTTGAAACCGAAATATAG
- the LOC129918912 gene encoding receptor expression-enhancing protein 2 isoform X3, with protein MISALISRLIILTFGTLYPAYASYKAVRTKNVKEYVKWMMYWIVYAFFNCTETFTDIFLSWFPFYYEVKVIIVLWLLSPATKGSSTLYRKFVHPMLTRREQEIDEYLNQAKERGYSAVLQLGSKGVNYATNVIMQTALKTFQSGGLNLGENPRMLVSSQSDNTISVRTQRRSDETDGASGDGPHIPPPDVVLRSRSLDAVNYQEEFSEEDDQFAMNGENDEDYIPNGQDEGAVRCREAPKRKTRLVRSKIQEKKSSQIPSAGSKLPLRGRRKLRECTPDVDVDIE; from the exons ATGATTAGCGCACTTATATCTCGATTAATCAT ATTGACCTTTGGTACTCTATATCCAGCCTATGCGTCCTACAAAGCAGTTCGGACTAAAAATGTAAAGGAATAT GTAAAATGGATGATGTATTGGATTGTTTATGCATTCTTCAACTGCACTGAAACGTTCACTGACATCTTTCTTTCTTGGTTCCCGTTCTACTATGAAGTTAAAGTGATAATTGTGCTATGGCTTCTATCACCAGCAACCAAAGGCAGTTCCACATTATATCGCAAATTTGTTCATCCAATGCTCACGCGACGAGAGCAG GAAATCGATGAATATCTAAATCAAGCTAAGGAACGCGGCTATTCAGCAGTTCTACAATTGGGATCTAAAGGAGTTAATTACGCCACCAATGTCATCATGCAGACAGCACTAAAG ACATTCCAATCCGGTGGCTTAAATCTTGGCGAGAATCCTAGAATGCTTGTTTCCAGCCAATCAGATAATACAATCTCAGTAAGAACACAGAGGCGCAGTGATGAAACTGATGGCGCCAGTGGCGATGGTCCTCATATACCGCCTCCAGATGTCGTCTTAAGATCTAGATCATTGGATGCAGTCAATTATCAAGAAGAATTTTCCGAAGAAGATGATCAATTTGCAATGAATGGCGAAAATGATGAAGATTATATTCCTAATGGCCAAGATGAAGGCGCTGTAAGGTGCCGTGAAGCaccaaaaagaaaaaccagATTAGTTCGTTCAAAAATACAAGAGAAAAAGAGCTCACAAATACCATCAGCTGGCAGTAAGCTTCCGTTGCGAGGTCGGCGTAAACTGCGCGAATGCACTCCTGATGTCGATGTTGATATCGAGTAG